The sequence TGTGAAAGTTTAGTTGCCTAACCAGAGGGATTTCAGATTGAAATCAATGTAATCAGAGCAACTCCAACTAGTTCAAACAATAGTACACTAACAGATTTACTTACCAAGTAAACACGAcccaaaaagcttttttcaTGCCGGTGTATTTAGCTTCTCTGAGTCTTGTTTCAGTGAGTTGAATTTTTAGTTACAACCAAGAAGTCCATGCAGTTGGTTGAGTTGGTTGGTCTATTTGTGCACGGATTTTCATGGAAATTTTCCCAGAGATGGCGCAAGCCATTAACTTTTGGTGTTGATCTGGGATGTTTTCAGTCAGTCTTGCTGGGTTACTGTGCAGCATGAAAGACAGCATAGTATTCAAAATAAGCAATTAATTGAGACAGAGGGGTAGTTTCTCTTTAGTAAGTTTAATGTACAGTTCGGTGCTCTTCAAAAAATTACAAGAGACTGAGAATGCTGAgaaatattttgaaatacaaCAAGGTGGCAAATCCAAGAAAATAGCCaaagctgaaaaacaaacattaaaaatcaGCAAAAACTAAAGCATTCATTTATGTAATTTTATATGATAACTTCTGCTATGTACACGTAAATCTGTCTTCATGTTTATGATCTGATGCAACACACGGGTCTTGCAGTTGTCTTGAGGGCAGCCCAGGTCTGAATGGGTTAAAAGTCCATTTTGTGGTCACTGCGTGCGGCGACGCCCCTTTAAGGAGAGAACGTGGTGCTGGTCTCGGTGTTGTAAGCTCctgagctcctcctcctcccacagGTGTACCTGTAGAACCTCTCCTGACTCATGCAACCAAAGTCCTTCAGTAGCTTCAGGAGGTCATTACGAAACTTCACACCAATAAAGGCGTAGACGAAGGGGTTCAGGCAGCACCTCAGGAAGGCCACACACTGTGTTACATCAGTGGCATACAGGAGATTGTTTTCATACGTACAGTTTTGGAAGCCTCCTCTTGCCGTGGCAACTGTGGTCCAGAAGAGGACCATGTTATAAGGCACCTGGGAGACCAGGAAGACGGCGACCACAGCGAGAATCACCTTGACAGCCTTGTTCCGTTCAAAGCTGCGAGCATGGCAAAGTGTTTTGATAATGCAAGTGTAACAGAAGCCCATGACCAGAAGCGGAAGGACAAAAGCCAAAGCAATCTGTGTCGACTGGATGCTGATGCGGATGTCATCCTTACTGCTGGAAAAAGGGGTGCAGGTATTGTTAGTGTTGTTGGTGTACACCATTTCTGGGATGGAGAAGATCAGTGCCATCCCCCAGATGACCGCTGACGAGACCTTACTGAAAAGGACCGTTTCTGAGCGGTGGCGGTGAGCAGAGATGGCTTTGGAGATGGCAAAGTAGCGGTCAATGCTGATGAAGGAGAGAAGGAACATGCTGCTGTAGAAGCTGACCTTGTAAATGGTGTGCATGGCTTTGCACATCAACAGGCCGAGCTTCCACTCTGCCATGGAGTTGGCTGCCCAAAAGGGGAGCGACAAGGCAAAGAGCAGGTCTGCGAAGGACAAGTTGAGCAGGTACACATCCGTCATGGTCTTGAGCCGTTTGAAGTAGAAGACGGTGAGGATGACCATCAGGTTTCCTGCCAGCCCGAACAGGCAGATGATAGAGAAGAAGGCCGGAAAAAACCAGAGGCGGAACTTGCGGTTCAATTCTTTCACGCAAAGTTCTGGAAAGTCTTCGTAATCCATGCTGGTGGTCATGCTGTAATCCGATTCATCTGCTAAAGTGGTATTCCCTCCATCTTCAGACAAGCAAGACTGTAATCAAACACAGTAAAAACCAATAAAATGAGATTAAGTAAGAAGCAAATGAGCTTTTCCCCCAGACATTTTAATTTCAACAAGTCCTCCAACTAAAAATAATGTTATAATCTCATATATGACCCAAAATAATTACGCTTCGACACGCAGCAGGAGGAAATGTGACTAACGTGAGTGTTAACAAATCAGGGCTAATGTCATTCTCATGTGTTTCTTTTAACAAGCCACAAAATCCAATCAAAGAGGGAGCGGGGTGTCtgaattaaagctgcggtcggcaacttttttttagtcatattagcttgaactgtcatgggattctggaagtagaatattaaataggctgtttaggaaaaataacgaaatctgtagctccctctgaagcctgtaatcatgcttgcaaaaatcgagcgctcccggctgtttttaaccaatcaagttagggtggaggaatcctacctgtcaatcacggcttgtgcacacgctgctgagcgtgagtctgccccagcttgtgtgcgctcacactggtgtgaactcacgtgcacaacctcgtccacagagggggaggggtttggggggcgattcggagcttgttagaggttgggggagggacctgaaagttgtatcagttcgaattttccgactttagactcggaattttgaaaacctgccgacggcagctttaaatgcaggaCTTTGGCACTTGACTTCGCACTGCACGGCTGATCTGCGATGGGGTCACGCACACTACAAGATTTCTGATCAGACCAACCCTCTGCAAGCTGACTTTATCAGTTCCAGCCGTCATGCAGAAAAGTCTCTTTcttcattaaagctgccgtatgcaacttttttttagtcatattagcttgaactgtcatgggattctgaaaggagaatattaattaggctgtttaggaaaaatcacgtgcacaacctcgtccacagagggggagggatctgaaagttgtatcagttcgaattttccgactttagactcggaatttt is a genomic window of Odontesthes bonariensis isolate fOdoBon6 chromosome 4, fOdoBon6.hap1, whole genome shotgun sequence containing:
- the ccr7 gene encoding C-C chemokine receptor type 7, which produces MTAAGDFKSLVPTVLMWLIHFKSCLSEDGGNTTLADESDYSMTTSMDYEDFPELCVKELNRKFRLWFFPAFFSIICLFGLAGNLMVILTVFYFKRLKTMTDVYLLNLSFADLLFALSLPFWAANSMAEWKLGLLMCKAMHTIYKVSFYSSMFLLSFISIDRYFAISKAISAHRHRSETVLFSKVSSAVIWGMALIFSIPEMVYTNNTNNTCTPFSSSKDDIRISIQSTQIALAFVLPLLVMGFCYTCIIKTLCHARSFERNKAVKVILAVVAVFLVSQVPYNMVLFWTTVATARGGFQNCTYENNLLYATDVTQCVAFLRCCLNPFVYAFIGVKFRNDLLKLLKDFGCMSQERFYRYTCGRRRSSGAYNTETSTTFSP